CGCCAGTCAGAACTGTCGATGTTCCAGCCGATTTCGGCCGAGATGTGCGGTGCGAGGTTCTTCTGAACCTCTGCCCCGAAGTTGCCGCCCGGGGTGCGGATGACGGTGCTCGGATCTGCGCCGATGGCTTCGCGGATGGCATCGTAGCCTTTGGTGACTTCTTCTATCTGTTGCTCGGCGGACATGAGGCCCAGATCTACGCCTTTGCCATCGCCGCTTGCGTGATCGAACGTGTGCGTGCAGATCTGATGTCCCTCGTCGTAAGCGCGCTTAACAAGGGCCTTGCCATTGTCGTCGATGCGATTGCCAACGGTGAAGAACGTAGCTTTCACGTCGTTTTCCTTGAGAATATCGAGCACCTGTTCGGTCGTGTCGCGCCAGGGGCCGTCGTCGAACGTGAGCGCGATTACTTTTTCTCCGCCGGTATCAGGGTAGTACTGGCGGCACACGGGGTTCTGCGGCGCGATGTCTTCGACGAAGGTTTTGCCCGAGATGTCGCCGACTTTCGTGGTCTTGCTGCCGTCGATGCCCTCGCCCTCGATTACATGGAGTGGCCCATTGCCTTCCTGCACCACTTCGTAGGGTACCGTTTCGACGGTGTCTTGCGAAGGCTCCATCGTGTTCGCGCCGTCTGAGACGAGTACGATGTCGCCGGCGGAAAGCTTCGTTTGCGGATCATCGACCTTCTTGCTGTTGACATAGGCGGTGAACGCTTCGCCCTTTCCCGCTTCGAGCACCTCGCCGTCGACCGCGACGAAATCGCCGGTTTTGGGCGTTGCGTAACCGGCTTGGATGATGGCCTCGATATTCTTCCCGTCCCCGAGTTCGATGTGCTGGCCGTTGACGGTTACGGCGATGGGTCTCGATTGCATGAAGAAGAACACGCCCCCGACGATGCAGACGAGCACGACGAGCGCCGCCAAAGCGGGCTTCCACGGAAACGACAAACCGCCTCTTGCCTGCGACCGATACCGGTTGGCGTTTTCGTACTGCGCATGTCCTTGGGGCGTGCGCTGCTGCCTGGGGGGAGCTGCTTGCCGTTGGCCCTGGTGCTGTCTTGCTGCGACGTGCTGCCTCTGGCCTTGTTGCTGTCTTGCTCCGGCCGCTTGTTCGGGTCTTGAAATGCGGTCGGCCTGCATGCGCCTGCGGTAGGTGTCGGCATCGCGGCCATACGAAGCTGCGCTCTGCTCGGCGTGCGGAGATCTCGTCCGCCCCGAAGCGTGCGCCGATCTTTCCGCAGCGGAGCCGCTTTTGCGCTCGGGTCGTCCGTCGACCGTGAACCGCTCGGTTGAGGAAGGGGGGCGACCCTGGCCGCGCCCCGAAGGGGGGCGATCGTTCGAGCGATTGTGCGGCGCTTCCGGCATCGTGTTTCCCCTTCTTGCGGATGCTCGTCGGGTTTTGTCCGTGTCCAGTATAAAGGACGATTCGGAAAGCTACTATCTCATCTTCAATTTCATTCTACCTGAAAATTATGTGGAAGCCCCAGTGCTTTGGGCGGAGCGTTTATACTTGATGCTTCCAAAGAAGAAAGGATGCGGTATGGGTTTGCAGCTTGCACTCGCTCGGGGGATCAGCGCCGTAAGCACCTTCGGGCTCAAGCGCGTGTTCAAGCGACCAGCGGCCAACTTCCCCGGCAAGATCGCCCTGTACGTCGATCCGCACCTCATTGCTGACCTTGCGCGCAAGCTCGAACGCGGCTCGGTTGTCGTGTGCGGCACGAACGGCAAAACCACCGTCACCAACCTGCTCGCCGACGCGCTAGAAACGGCTGGTATGCGCGTTATCTGCAATCGCACGGGAGCGAACCTCGACAGCGGCGTAGCAACGGCGCTTCTCCATGGCAAGCGGGCCGATTGGGGGGTGTTCGAGAGCGACGAGCTGTGGCTTGCAAAGGTGCTTCCCCAGCTCAAATCGGATTACCTCATTCTTTTGAACCTATTTCGCGATCAGCTCGATCGCGTAGGTGAAATCGACCGTATCCAGGAGAGCATTGCAGGCGCGCTTTCCTCGTCGCCCGATACGGTGCTTCTCTACAATGCCGACGATCCGCTGTGCGAGGCGATCGCCCGGCGCGTACCTAACAAGCACATCGCGTTCGGCGTGGGGGAGGATATGGGCTTGCCGCAGAACACCGTGGCCGATGCGCAGATGTGCCAGATGTGTTCGGGCATGCTCGCATACGAATACCGCCAGTACGGCCAGCTTGGCGAGTACCGTTGCCCGCAGTGCGGGTTCGCGCGGCCGACGCTCGACTTTGCGGCTTGTCGCGTGCGCTTCGAGGTGGACGGCATCGCGTTTTCCGCAGGTACCGATGCGAACACGACGGTCGATATCCACTCGACGGCTACCGGGGCGTACATGGTGTACAACCTGCTTGCCACGTTTGCTAATGCCCGCCTGCTCGGATGCCCCCCCGACGCGTTCCAAGGGGCGCTCGATGCGTTCGACCCGCAAAACGGCCGGCTTGAGCATCTCGTGGTCGAAGGCAGGCCCGTTCTTTTGAACCTTGCGAAGAACCCGACAGGCTTCAACCAGAATCTTAAGATCATTACGCAGGACGCAGGCCCGCGGGCCGTTGCTTTCTTCGTGAACGATAAAGAGGGCGACGGGCGCGATGTCTCGTGGATATGGGACGTCGATTTCGAAGAGCTTGCCGAAGCGGAGAACATAGTCGTATTCGCAGGTGGCATCAGAAAAAACGATGTGCAGGTGCGGTTGAAGTACGCAGGCGTCGATGCCGCGCTCATCGGGGGGGCCGCGGATATGCTCGAGCAAACGGCCGATCTGCCGCCTGAGTACCGGTTTTACCTGATAGCGAACTATACGGCGCTTCCCGGGGTTCGTGCAGAGCTTGTGCGCCTCGTCGAGCAGGGTGGATCTGCGGCTTCGATCGGCGGCGCGGCCCCCCTAGGTAATCGAGGCGGGGCAGGCGAGCACGATGCAGAGCGCCGTGAGTCTTCGGCTGCTCGCGGCGATGCAGCTTTTGAGCGTGGCGAGTCGGCGGAAGGGGGCCTGTAATGGAGGCTTTGAGAATCGCGCATCTGTTTCCCGATCTCTTGAACCTTTACGGCGATGGCGGCAACGTCAAGTGCCTCGCGAAACGAGCCGCATGGCGCGCGATTCCCGTGGAGGTCGTAGCCGTCAACCATGGTGACACGATCGATCTTTCAGGAATCGATATCGTGTTTCTCGGGGGAGGCCCCGATCGCGAGCAGCGCCTTGCATCTGAAGAGCTGCTTCGCATGAAGAGCGATCTAGCCGCGTACGTAGAGGCCGATGGCGTGCTGCTCGCCATATGCGGCGGCTTCCAGATACTCGGAACCGAGTGGCTTTTGGGCAACGAGGGGGTCGAGGGCCTCGGTATAGTCGATATGGCAACCAAGCGTGCTGAAGGATCGGCCGATCGGCTCATCGGCGACATCGTGCTTTCGTCCCCGCTCGCCAAACGGCCGGTGGTCGGCTACGAAAACCATGCCGGACGCACGTATCTCGGCAAGGGCTTGCAGGCGTTTGGCACGGTTGTCTCGGCAACGGGCCATGGCAACAACGATGTTGACAAGGCGGACGGCGTGCTGTACCGAAATGTTGTGGGCACCTACCTGCACGGACCGCTTTTGGGAAAGAATCCCGAGGTGGCCGATCATCTGCTTGCCCGTGCGCTCGAGACGAGGGCTGCACGTTCGGGTGAGAAGGTGGCCTCGCTTTCGCCGCTCGATGACAGCGTGGAGGAAGCCGCCAACGAATACATGGTAAAGCGGCTCGGCGTGCGTTGATACGTTGTGCACATTTCGTGGACTGGAAGTGTCATCAATAGCGTATCATATAGCGGAGAACAGGGGCTAGAATGGCAATCGTTTCACCTGATGAATACGTTGTTAATAGAGCTGAGCGCCATGGTTTTGCGAGGACAATCCGTATGGCGTTTTCCTAAAAACGGCTGATTCACCTTGCACTTGAAGCGCTTGCTCGGGCACAATGTCGTACATGATGGATAGGAAAAGCAACGCACGGCGCAGAAACGCCCCCGTTGATGCTGATCGTCAGAGGAGCGGCCGCAGCAGCGCGCGCGGTTCGTCCCGTTACGATAGTTTCGACCCCTCTGCTTACGGAAGGCAACCTTCCTACAGCGAGTATTCCCGCACACCCGATGCCGACGGCGATCCGAGCGGTGCCCAAAGCGGCTACAGCCGCCGGGTTTCGCAGGCCGAATACACCCGGCAGCGCAAGAAGCGCAAACGGCGCAAAGTGGTTGCCGTTGTCGTGGCGGCGATTCTCGTGGTGTGCCTTGGCGGTGCGGGTGTGGCGTTTGCCTACCTCCATAACCTCGGTTCGAACCTGAACGACGGCATCGATGGCGAATTGCGCGCACAGCTTGTGAAAACCGATCTTGCGAACGAGCCGTTCTACATGCTGCTCATGGGTACCGACGGTTCGGCTGAACGTGCCGAATCGGCAGAGTACGCGGGTGATCCCACGCGTTCCGACAGCATTATCCTCGCGCGTATCGATGCGCCCAACCACAAGGTCACGCTGGTATCCCTTCATCGCGATACGCTCATCGACATGGGCGAATACGGGCAGAACAAGCTCAACGCCGCATACGCGATCGGCGGACCTGCCATGGCGGTCGAGACCGTTTCGAAGCT
Above is a genomic segment from Raoultibacter phocaeensis containing:
- a CDS encoding polysaccharide deacetylase family protein, producing the protein MSFPWKPALAALVVLVCIVGGVFFFMQSRPIAVTVNGQHIELGDGKNIEAIIQAGYATPKTGDFVAVDGEVLEAGKGEAFTAYVNSKKVDDPQTKLSAGDIVLVSDGANTMEPSQDTVETVPYEVVQEGNGPLHVIEGEGIDGSKTTKVGDISGKTFVEDIAPQNPVCRQYYPDTGGEKVIALTFDDGPWRDTTEQVLDILKENDVKATFFTVGNRIDDNGKALVKRAYDEGHQICTHTFDHASGDGKGVDLGLMSAEQQIEEVTKGYDAIREAIGADPSTVIRTPGGNFGAEVQKNLAPHISAEIGWNIDSSDWRLPGAEAIAEQLKGAWPGAVILCHDGGGDRSQTVEAIRDAIPYLKEQGYRFVTVDEMLAYPAKAEG
- a CDS encoding MurT ligase domain-containing protein: MGLQLALARGISAVSTFGLKRVFKRPAANFPGKIALYVDPHLIADLARKLERGSVVVCGTNGKTTVTNLLADALETAGMRVICNRTGANLDSGVATALLHGKRADWGVFESDELWLAKVLPQLKSDYLILLNLFRDQLDRVGEIDRIQESIAGALSSSPDTVLLYNADDPLCEAIARRVPNKHIAFGVGEDMGLPQNTVADAQMCQMCSGMLAYEYRQYGQLGEYRCPQCGFARPTLDFAACRVRFEVDGIAFSAGTDANTTVDIHSTATGAYMVYNLLATFANARLLGCPPDAFQGALDAFDPQNGRLEHLVVEGRPVLLNLAKNPTGFNQNLKIITQDAGPRAVAFFVNDKEGDGRDVSWIWDVDFEELAEAENIVVFAGGIRKNDVQVRLKYAGVDAALIGGAADMLEQTADLPPEYRFYLIANYTALPGVRAELVRLVEQGGSAASIGGAAPLGNRGGAGEHDAERRESSAARGDAAFERGESAEGGL
- a CDS encoding type 1 glutamine amidotransferase translates to MEALRIAHLFPDLLNLYGDGGNVKCLAKRAAWRAIPVEVVAVNHGDTIDLSGIDIVFLGGGPDREQRLASEELLRMKSDLAAYVEADGVLLAICGGFQILGTEWLLGNEGVEGLGIVDMATKRAEGSADRLIGDIVLSSPLAKRPVVGYENHAGRTYLGKGLQAFGTVVSATGHGNNDVDKADGVLYRNVVGTYLHGPLLGKNPEVADHLLARALETRAARSGEKVASLSPLDDSVEEAANEYMVKRLGVR